The window GTATCctgctcggatgagcttccttgctagggctttgcccccgatgtggtgtccgcaacacccctcatggacttctctaagcacgtagtccgtttggtcggggtgcaaacacttcaataggggctggctgagtccctttttgaatagtTGTCCCTGTATGATTGCATATCTGGCCGCCTCCCTTCTTAAAGCTTTGGTTGCTTTCTCATCTTCGGGCAATTTGCCGAGTTCCAGGAAGTTGGTGATGGGGTCCAGCCATGAGGGGCTCGACTTTGTCAAGTGGAGGGCGACCGTTGGTTCCTTCACCATGCCTTGAATGAGCGACCGGTTACCCGATCCTGGCTTTGTGCTCGCCAGCTTCGacaggaggtctgcccgtgtgttcctttctcttggaACGTGCTGGACGATGACCTCCTGGAACTGGCTTGTCATTTCCTTAAccttttccaagtatttttgGAGGAGGGGGTCCCGGGCTTGGTAGCTCCCGTTTACCTGCGAGGTgacgacttgggagtcgctgcatacttcgaCCTTCGTCGCCCCGACTTCCCGAGCTAGCATTAGTCCGCCCAAGagagcctcatattctgcttggttgttcgacacTGGGAACTCGAACTTGGTTGATTGCTCATAGGTGACCCCTGCTGGGCTTTCTAAGATGACCCCTGCTCCtccggacgtttggttggaggctccgtccacatgaAGCCTCCACCATGTGCCCGTTTCTTCGGGAGGGTCCCCTGTTACCTCAACCAAAAAGTCTGTCATTGCCTGGGCTTTGATTGCATGTCGGGGCTCATACTGTAGGTCATATTGTgagagctcgatggcccaggtcatcatcctaccAGCCAAGTCAGGTTTTTGCAGTACTTGTCGAATCGCCTGATCCGTCCTCACGACTATACGGTGACTCTGGAAGTATTGTCTTAACCTTCGGGAGGACACTAAGAGCGCCAGCGCCAgtctttccagtttgctgtaccTCAGCTCTGGTCCCTGGAGTGCCCTGCTCACGAAGTAAACGGGCTGTTGGGTCTTCGCTTCTTCTGTAACGAGGACTGCGGCAAGCGCTTCCTCGGTTACTGACAGGTAGAGATAGAGCGGTTCTCCGGTCCTGGGTTTCCCGAGAACTGGTGGTGCTGCCAAGATctccttgaagtggttgaatgcctctTCGCACGCTGGGGTCCATTCGAACGTCATTCCCTTTCTCATTAGATTGAAGAAGGGTAGGGCTCTTGCTGCCGATGCACCGAGGAAACGGGATAAAGCTGTCAATCTTCCGGCAAGTCTCTGGACGTCTTTGATGCAACCCGGACTCTTCATCTGGAGGACCGCTTGGCACTTCTCGGGATTGGCTTCCACTCCTCTTTGAGTGATCATGAAACCCAGgaactttccggcctccatgGCGAACGCGCATTTGAGCGGattaagcctcatgccgtgttgccgGAGGGACGAGAAAATGCCGTTAAGGTCGCTCAGAAGATCGTCGGGTCGTTCGGTCTTTGCGagtatgtcatccacgtagacttctaCTGTTTTGCCCATGAGTTCGCTGAAtatcttattcatcaacctttggtatgtggccccagcattttttaaaccaaagggcattaccttgtaacaatagatgccccctggcgttatgaacgccattTTTTtctcgtcgggtcggtgcatcggtatctgattgtaccctgagtaggcatccatgaagcttagATACCTGTACCCCGCCGCTGCATCCACGAGTGCGTCAATATTAGGcagggggtagcagtccttgggacaagccttgttgaggtcagaGTAGTCCACACACATTCTCCATCTCCCATTGTGTTTTTTAACCAGAACTACATTCGACAACCAAGTCGAGTAGTCCAGTTCCCGGATGAACCCCGCTTCTAAGAGGCTGGCCGTTTGCTTGGCCACCTCTTCCGCCCTTTCCTGCgacatttttctccttctctggGCCACTGGTTTGGCTCCTGCCTTAACGGCCAGGTGATGCGACATGAGCTGGGGATCTATCCCGGGCATGTCAGCAGgtgtccaggcaaagaggtcggcattGGCCCTGATCATTTCCATCAAAGGCTCCTTTATCTCATGGGGGAGGTTTCTGTTTATGAATGTGAATTTATCGTCCTCCTCGCCGACTCTGAACTTTTCCAAGTCTCCTTCTGGCTCTGGTCTGGGTTTGTCGTCTACCCTGGCATCCAGGTCGGCCAGGAAGACCCCTGACGcttctttggattttttttctgAGAGAAAGGCTGGCGTGGTCGCAAGCGACCGCCGTTTCTAAGTCGCCCCTGAGGGATCCCACGGATCCGTCATCGGTGATGAACTTCATCACCAGTAGTTTCGTACTGATAGCTGCCCCCAGGTCGTTAATGGTCTTTCTCCCTAGGATAATGTTATAAGCCGTGGAATCTCGTAATATTACAAAGTCTGCCATGACTGTTCTCCGTCTCTGCCCTTGTCCCACAGAGGTCGGGAGTGTGATGATTCCGTCCGACTTAATGAAGTGGTCCCCTaaccctaccacaccgtgctggtgggtcgtcaGGTCGGAATCTCTCAATCCCAGGGCATCGAAAACGTTTCGAAACATGATATTTGAGTCTGCCCCCGTGTCTACcaggattcgtttgacgaggccAGTTCCGACCCtagccgtgatgaccatgggcggACTTTCCGGCACCTCGTCAAACCATTGGTCCTCCGGGCCGAAAGAGATAGGTGGGAGACCCTTGAGACTTCTGACAGATGAGGTGGAGACCGCTAGGACCTTGGCATCTTTTTTCTGCGCCAATTTTGACCTCGGGGCGGTATTCCTGGCCGTCACCACGTTTACCACCGTGAGACCGTGGTCGTCACCCTCTGGTTCTTGTCGTCGCCTTGTTGGTCGGGATCTGTCTTCGCCATCGTGGTCCCGGTTGCGTCTCCTTGGTTCCCTTATAAGGTGGGAGAAGTCGGCGAGTTTGCCGTCCCTGATAGCTTGCTCGAGGGCGTCCTTTAGGTcgaagcagtcttgggtcttgtgcccgtaacccttgtgatactcgcagtagaggttcttgtttcctcccgtcctgtccttcagtggtcggggcttcgacagtatccccttttctgctatctgttggtaaacttcagTGATTGATGCCGTGATGGGGGTATAGTTGGTGAACTTCCCAACTCGGGGGAACGGTTTGGGTGGTTTACTCGGACCGCCGTCCCTGGCATGCTCCTTTGGTCTTTCTCTGCCTTCAAAGTGCCGGACTTGGTTGTAGGcgggctgccgtttattggcagccacaaCCCGACTGACTTCCTCGTCATTGATGTATTCTTTGGCCACGCACTGGATCTCTTGCATTGTCCAGACGGGCTTTGTGGTGAGGTGTTTCCTGAAGTCCTCATTCGAGAGCCCGTTCGTCAAGCACAAACTTGCCACCGAGTCCGTCAGACCGTCAATTTCCAAGCACTCGTCATTAAAACGGTCCAGGTATTTCCTGGTCGGCTCCCCGGGTTTCTGTGTCACCCCTAGCAAATTGATTGGGTGTTTGGCTTTGACAATCCTAGTCGTGAACTGAGCCAAAAAGGCGTGGCTGATGTCGGAGAATTGGGTCACCGAGCCTTGCGGAAGGTTGTTAAACCACCGTATTGCCGGGCCCGCTAAGGTGACCGGGAAAGCGCGACATCTGACCTCGTCTCCCactccttctaggttcatcctggcctcaaaggccgtcaaGTGTTCCAGGAGGTCTTGCGTTCCGTCATACTTCATGTCTGTCGGCTTGTCGAAGTGTTTCGGTAGCCGGACCTCGAGTACAGAACGGTGGAAAGGAGTCGCTCCTATTATGACGGGTCCTCGGGCAGTTCTTCTCGACTCGTCGTTCTCGCGGCGCACCTCCTCGTCGCCCCTGTTCGACGCACGCCGCCTTTCGTGTCGGGCGTAGATGCTGGGCTCCCGACTTCTTCTTCTGGGGCGTACCCGTCCCCCAGTGCTCTCCGACTCGTATTGGGGGCTGGGCGTGCGCCTCGAGCGGCTCCTTGAACGGGAACGGGTGGGGCTCTGCTCTGGGGTGCGTTGGTCGCGCTCTCTCTCTGCTAGCCTGCGCTCTAAGTCCTGCATTCTGTGGCGTAGCTCTTGCATTATCCTGGCGTGGTTGTCCCCTGTCCCCCGAAGGGGCGTCTCTCGTAAGTTTGCGTCGCATCCCTTGGGGCGACCTCTGTTGTTGCCGGGTTTCCGCCGCAACGGCGCCTCTCCCGAGCACGGGAGGCGCTGCCTCGGAGCCTGTCCTAGTTTGGACCAGTACGAAATCCATGGACGAGTTGTCCCCACagatggcgccaatgttcggtaggtcggttaccggacggttcggaTCGAGATTCAGAGTGATAGAAGGGGCCCGTCTGGTCACGGTCTTCTAGTCTGAGAGGCACGAGGTCCCGAGTACTTTGTGTgaagggggggtgccacctgcaaagacactccgacgctcttgtcagaatatgtgcaggcggaATAAGGGTGTGTAAGAATGTGACGTACCCCGGAGGAAGAGccaatcttccccttatatacatgtcagcaGTGGGCTCCTCTGGAGGATAGGCCCATATTCTCAAGGACGCTGTCCCATAGCTGCGGGTGGgccgtacgggacgcgtgtccgggtcggctgGAGGGTGCGCGACCGGGCCGGGTGGAGctcgggtcgggttgacccgcgAGAGTCCTGGGCCGGGCCGTAACATATAGTGACAATGAAAGAATATTTGATGttaaagactttattttattgctttctttaaaatggaagttgtattttaaaattttattttatggactatGATTTGCTAGGTTGTATTTCTGAACTTATAATCTTAGATAAGATATCTTTGTgtatttgtaataatattttgtagtttattttttttatttttttactataattttcatatgaatgttAAACATAGGGAGATGGAGTCCCGCGGAAAACGCGAGAAACGCGAAAAACCGGGATGAGAACAATTATTCCCCCATGACAAAGAACGAGGCGGGAACGGAAATTAATTATGGGGGTAGGAAcagggagcagggaggcatctcCCGCCCCGCCCCATTGACATCCGTACTCATATATGTATAATACACTTTTGTGTcccattttaatataatttttcaattttaaatctatATTCACATTTTTAAGCTGTAAgtaaatattctaataatttaccCAAATATAAATTAGAAGTTGGGTGTAAAGTGTTCCATCAACTAGCTAGCTATGGAACATCTAAACAATTGCTTGCAATTAAAGTTCCACATAGTTCTGGAAAAGAACTGAAACCACCATTGaccattataatattttttttggtgtcttTCCAATTTCAATGATAGCTTATATCTTAAAGACAAATGTGTCCTATACTCttattgtgatgacatgtcatatCATATGCACACAACATTAATTTAATTCACTAACcacatattattattagtatataggcatttttttaaaattattcatcAACAGATTAATTAGATATAAAATAATTGATCACATTAACTACTATGTGCGAACAAACACCTAACATGAAAATTAACAACTGTACTACCAAAGAGTAATAAGGACTAGTCTATTGTTCAATGATAtgagttgttgcccttttcttaTTTTGTGGGGGCATGAATTATTATTCGTACAACTATATATCCCTCATTTCAGACACCGGAAAAATTTTAACAATCACATCAACTCCTTTGAAATATGTACTTCCGCAAATCTtaataactcttttttttttttgaaaaaaaaaaagaaaattgaagattCCATCAAACTTCATCCACATAAGTATTCATCGGCCACATTCAATTATTCAGCTACTTAGTGATTAAtgtcttcatatatatatatatatatatatatatatatatatatatatactaatcggAATAATAATATTGTTACAGAACATACAATTATAGTGGAGTTCTTGATGAGACTTCTTGTTCTTATATATAAAGTAAATTGGCGATGAGAGAACAAATAATATTAGGGAAATGTTTTTGACTCCCTAAACTATCTATATTTAGTGCCAGTTGCTCATTCTATTTATCCAATCTTTACTCAACATAcacattattcttattttttaattttaaatgggTTATTTACTATTAGGGtcttagataataataataataataataataataataataataataataataataataataataataataatgttattcTCCTTTTTTATGAGATAATGAGACCAGCATTTTCAATTTAGTTCCATTCTTAGTTCATAATCCAATAACAATTCGATCTGatataattttttgaatgaatttttttaatttagttaaataattcaCTCATTAATTCTAATACATTTCAAAATAGTATACTATAATAAATTGCATtcatttttgctttttatttgtCCGTAATTATTCTTCTGTATATGTAGCAAATTAGTCATTCTAattgttaaaataaaatttggaagTTAAtcgttatattattttataacgaATTATATTTTAGCATTAAACATACCGATGTGACACCTTCTGAAATCAATTTGTATATGTTTTTCAGTAAGTTAATCATCAATTTTAATTCTACAGATTATATTTTTGACGCCAAGATGTTTACGTAATATATTCTGTTGTTagtttaaatatttctttttttttaattttttttaggaaagtattatcaatcatatgcaaattaatatttaataattaattatgttcaaatttattaataattctaatattttatttcatatctttttagtaattattgttattcttttttatatttctgtgaatcaataattctaatattttattagtttaattattctgttagtctatatagttttactaaatttacAATTAAGTTtctatatttctttttctttcaattgggTTCCTAGTTtagattgtttttaattttataattaggtcatttttagtgtaaaaaatattagagttaactgaatatttttttgtaaattgaaggtattataataaaaaatctaattagatCTTTGACTACATGTATTTTGGGAGAAATATTATGTTAACgttttttaaatgaaaatgacctaattaaaaaattaaaaacagtaatgtaaggatctaattgaaaataaaaaaaattataaaaatctaattaaaaatttggtaaaactataagGACCCAATATACATGTTAATgctatttttagaaaatatcatgtattaaataattagatttataaatatttaataattaattatttaaaaaaggtTAGAATTATCTGAATATTTGTTCGTAAATTGAAGGTATCATAATTAAAAGAGGATTGTTAGGGGtgagtaaattttgtgatttgtaactatcaattaaccatcattaatattttaatggtgtgagattacatctaatagcgtagaattactcactttttttttgttggttaagtgCTAGccatattttaataaaagtgctgacCCATTAAACTTTCtctaattaaaaatccaattagaTCTTTGACCGCATGTATTTTGGGAGAAATATTCTATTCATTTTAatgtttttgatataaaaatgacctaattacaaaattaaaagtagtgtacgaatctaaactaaaaaaatatatataagaacctaattgaaaacttggtaaaactataaggaccaattTACATGTTAATgctatttttagaaaatatcatatattaaataattaaatttattaatatttaataattaattattataagatttgttaataatgataatattctatgtaatatttttttaataattacctTAAttctttcttatatatatatgaatattatatatatcttttaattaattattgaatctTTCTTATTTAATGTTTtggatataatatattttttatttctatctaTTATTAAATTTATCTAAATAGTTAGAGaattatttgttaatattttttaataatatattattattattattattattttctactaCTCaaatcaatattattattattattattactattattactaatttgacaatatTTTTAGTGAATACATATAAAATtcactttaaaatattttagtttattttttcttataaatatTGAGTTATTTGTTTAATGCATCTATCCAAtacctttttttaattaaatataagtattctgtgaatttattttattttatttatagattaTTTGGTATTagtataaataacaaaaaaatatatatgaagttattttatataagataaatatattcataaataacttatttttaaaacatacttcagatataaatataaaaaatagacattttttttataaatcgcATGAATATACACACTAAATTAAAATCCTTTAAGGAGGATAATTAGGAAATACATTATAAccaataatttttgttatttttctttctatctcTAAATTTGTCATTGaccttttgataaaaataaattttggaaGCCATCTTATAATACATTATAAATACATCCAAATTAACGTTATATATAGAAAATGCTGAAAGGATATTTTCATTTACtagaattttttgttaaaataatgaTCAAATATCAATATAAATACATTGACAATATATATGCTAACAGTCAGAAAATGATTAATGACCGAATTATTGTAATATAAGGTCGACATGTATAAAATGGTAatatttcttattatttatttcatttgcCTATATTGGGATATTAATAGCTAAAGCTTTTTAATTTACACAAAGTTTACGTACAACTTTCTCTTCATTATATATCATAGAATTTCAAAATCATCAAAAGTCATTCAATTCCTATAAGCCCAATGATTATATGTTTCTCCACCTTTCGTTTTCAATGATACAATATATATATTCCTCTCTTGCTTGTTGGTTTGTTGtgcaatatatataattataattaagatactAAATATGAATACATTATATACAACGTAACGATGGGTGAGGGATGCAAAAATTGAGATATCACGTAAAATTAAGATACCCTaaaatcttgaaaaaaaaatatcataaaattatttattcaaaaaattaattaagttgattgataaaaatatacaaatgaTTAAATATCTTACATGTCTTgtcatataaaattttataaaagatttttttctaaatttatataattttatatagattatttttctctatttattttatcttatgcTAATAATTTTTTGGAAATCAATAAGAATTAAACTCTATGGACTATggtaatgaaaaaaattatttctgcATGCTACGATATcattaaattattctaaaagaATAAACTTTAAAGTAAAACAAAATTTTGGAATGAACactttaaattttcattttgataatattattttaaatttaataaataaatagttaaattcGTCCTTAAAAAATCATTCATTCTCTAAATtagtctctaaatttttttaaatcaaaatcgtcatttaaaaattttaaattaatcgcgTTAGtccttttgtcatttttttttattaacggCGCCAAAATTTGTTAATGTGTCACGTTAAATGATATTACAACATATACATAGGGGTGTTAATCTACTATTagcataataaatttatgaaattagatcaaatcaaaacctaattgagGAGAGAACTTGAAGC is drawn from Arachis hypogaea cultivar Tifrunner chromosome 12, arahy.Tifrunner.gnm2.J5K5, whole genome shotgun sequence and contains these coding sequences:
- the LOC112730522 gene encoding uncharacterized protein, which encodes MQELRHRMQDLERRLAERERDQRTPEQSPTRSRSRSRSRRTPSPQYESESTGGRVRPRRRSREPSIYARHERRRASNRGDEEVRRENDESRRTARGPVIIGATPFHRSVLEVRLPKHFDKPTDMKYDGTQDLLEHLTAFEARMNLEGVGDEVRCRAFPVTLAGPAIRWFNNLPQGSVTQFSDISHAFLAQFTTRIVKAKHPINLLGVTQKPGEPTRKYLDRFNDECLEIDGLTDSVASLCLTNGLSNEDFRKHLTTKPVWTMQEIQCVAKEYINDEEVSRVVAANKRQPAYNQVRHFEGRERPKEHARDGGPSKPPKPFPRVGKFTNYTPITASITETQDCFDLKDALEQAIRDGKLADFSHLIREPRRRNRDHDGEDRSRPTRRRQEPEGDDHGLTVVNVVTARNTAPRSKLAQKKDAKVLAVSTSSVRSLKGLPPISFGPEDQWFDEVPESPPMVITARVGTGLVKRILVDTGADSNIMFRNVFDALGLRDSDLTTHQHGVVGLGDHFIKSDGIITLPTSVGQGQRRRTVMADFVILRDSTAYNIILGRKTINDLGAAISTKLLVMKFITDDGSVGSLRGDLETAVACDHASLSLRKKIQRSVRGLPGRPGCQGRRQTQTRARRRLGKVQSRRGGR